Proteins from one Bactrocera neohumeralis isolate Rockhampton chromosome 3, APGP_CSIRO_Bneo_wtdbg2-racon-allhic-juicebox.fasta_v2, whole genome shotgun sequence genomic window:
- the LOC126753049 gene encoding protein Aster-B isoform X2, producing the protein MNCTSTKRQQSTTTTPINSSEPGPFISASPSPLLETPLIDHRSNVGISDSSILTSTVEYTDLKKRRPTPPPRLGRAPKITSAAAPAHQTLMIKNIESISTHANAEEKDEEKEEKDICWGANRKSSIAEEIGAAQVNKLKPIKEGAEDIKSINTNNTKTDSDAAAIVSSDVQELGGGDLKLAINTFSSTTLKVETGVHVSNSFTSESSLVPTGSNKSIQSTVKFSTLTETLECGLSDADKAEKENQDLACGSTSDGLLPKTPNSGESSLSRENSIVLGKNRLPKTPSFSKLSSSLQSSLGALSGSRPDEDTISKSSDTSGELVRGICDDSSALDKPKGGSRLSERAKKKSWYNVLYPNYKSRAEDFKKLFKEVPCEERLIVDYSCALQRDILVQGRLYVSQNYVCFHANIFRWETYLTIRWKDVTSITKEKTALVIPNAISICTAKEKYFFATFTTRDKAFLMLFRVWQNTLMNKQMLPQEIWQWVHNCYGDELGLTTDDEEDYIDPTTVPPENEGDIDYASALEDATSIVSSTLTSEYNTAHSTQNVNNSGGNSSSTSSGGSGGGTKSKAKSYFFSSNKSIANTSTTTSASGSDNKTSDNNIRERESDSKNAMNAKELTLTSVKPEDEAAKCKTGSYNANESSSGASKETKSSTLKPQPHEKRKVSKSTRVRDEAASNNQTNLPTDVSGSSDSEENKAPFVATAECTSAHEGRQLVHTILPINVDTLFNLLFSKSKFLMDFHAMRKTENMSFGEWVTDEDGKKTRAVSLTVQLLASVGPKTARVTETQEIRECSKPGELYSIDVTSVNAGIPYADSFSVLMHYCLIRTVDDHTMLSVHAQIKYKKSIWGVVKGFIEKNTWAGLEEYFNAMQQALQSETCIPPAKAKGRRPRRGTAAQVRPTEDVPEAQTKSEAVEVAVATSRRNTPRLPLVAAQQSPIEAEPENKHKWLSVFVLALLFFLIALNVILLLKLWALEERIDDDISNRARLPNLAALRELPNSNEEWVELLRQQEILHEAELKKWHKVLQTAIELLKKTERTLAALIFR; encoded by the exons ATGAATTGTACCAGTACAAAAAGACAACAATCCACAACAACTACACCAATTAATAGTTCGGAACCAGGGCCCTTCATTTCAGCATCACCATCACCACTTTTAGAGACTCCCTTAATAGATCATAGAAGCAACGTTGGAATCTCAGACTCATCTATACTTACTAGTACTGTTGAATATACTGACTTAAAGAAGAGAAGGCCAACACCTCCCCCAAGATTAGGAAGGGCCCCAAAAATTACTTCCGCTGCGGCGCCGGCTCATCAAACGCTGAT gataaaaaatattgagagcATATCAACTCATGCGAACGCTGAGGAAAAAGATgaagaaaaggaagaaaaagaTATTTGTTGGGGTGCCAACAG GAAATCTTCCATCGCCGAAGAAATTGGTGCAGCACAGGTCAATAAACTAAAACCAATTAAAGAGGGGGCCGAAGATATTAAGTCTATAAACACTAATAATACTAAAACCGATAGCGACGCAGCCGCTATAGTTTCTAGTGACGTCCAGGAACTCGGAGGCGGCGATTTGAAATTGGCGATTAATACGTTCTCATCTACCACACTTAAAGTAGAGACAGGTGTTCACGTCTCTAACTCTTTTACGTCTGAATCAAGTTTGGTCCCTACTGGGTCTAACAAATCCATACAGAGCACCGTTAAATTCTCAACACTGACGGAAACACTTGAATGTGGACTCAGCGACGCTGACAAAGCCGAAAAGGAAAATCAAGACTTAGCGTGTGGGAGCACATCGGACGGATTATTGCCTAAGACGCCTAATAGCGGAGAAAGCTCACTAAGTCGagaaaattcaattgttttagGAAAAAACAGATTACCGAAAACACCATCGTTTTCAAAATTATCCAGTAGTTTGCAGAGTTCACTGGGAGCACTTAGCGGCAGCCGCCCTGATGAG GACACTATCAGCAAGTCAAGCGATACTTCTGGTGAGCTAGTGCGTGGTATATGTGACGATTCGAGTGCTCTTGATAAACCAAAAGGTGGCTCGCGGCTTTCGGAACGAGCTAAAAAGAAGTCTTGGTACAACGTCCTTTATCCGAATTACAAATCTCGCGCAGAAGATTTCAAGAAACTTTTCAAAGAAGTACCGTGCGAGGAGCGTCTTATTGTCG attactCGTGTGCACTACAGCGCGACATTTTAGTGCAGGGACGCTTGTATGTCTCACAGAATTATGTTTGTTTTCATGCTAATATATTCCGATGGGAAACCTACTTAACGATACGATGGAAGGATGTCACGTCAATAACAAAGGAAAAAACTGCTCTTGTCATACCAAATGCAATTTCGATTTGTACTGCTAAGGAAAAGTACTTTTTTGCCACATTCACAACACGTGACAAGGCATTTTTGATGCTCTTTCGAGTATGGCAGAATACATTGATGAACAAGCAAATGCTACCGCAAGAAATATGGCAATGGGTGCATAATTGTTACGGCGATGAACTTGGTTTGACCACAGACGACGAAGAAGATTACATTGATCCAACCACAGTACCCCCAGAGAACGAAGGTGATATTGATTATGCATCAGCACTAGAAGACGCAACCTCTATTGTTAGCTCAACCCTCACAAGTGAATACAACACAGCACATTCAACACAAAACGTCAACAATAGCGGAGGTAATAGCTCCAGCACAAGCAGTGGCGGCAGTGGCGGCGGCACCAAATCAAAAGCTAAGTCATACTTTTTTAGTTCGAATAAATCGATTGCGAACACTTCGACCACAACGTCGGCAAGCGGTTCGGATAACAAAACGAGTGACAATAACATACGCGAACGCGAAAGCGATTCGAAAAACGCAATGAACGCGAAGGAATTAACATTGACTTCAGTGAAGCCGGAAGATGAGGCTGCCAAGTGTAAGACGGGCAGTTATAATGCGAATGAAAGTAGCAGCGGCGCCAGTAAAGAGACAAAAAGTTCAACGCTTAAACCACAACCGCATGAAAAGCGCAAAGTTTCAAAAAGTACGCGTGTCCGTGATGAGGCGGCAAGCAATAATCAAACCAATTTGCCTACAGACGTCTCTGGTTCCAGTGACTCTGAAGAGAATAAAGCTCC ttttGTTGCAACGGCGGAATGCACATCAGCACATGAAGGCCGTCAATTAGTACACACAATACTTCCCATTAATGTAGATACGCTGTTCAACTTGCTCTTCTCAAAATCCAAATTCCTGATGGATTTCCATGCGATGCGCAAAACCGAGAATATGTCCTTCGGCGAGTGGGTAACTGATGAGGACGGCAAGAAGACGCGTGCCGTAAGCTTAACAGTGCAGTTATTAGCTTCCGTAGGACCAAAAACAGCCAGG GTGACCGAGACGCAGGAAATACGGGAGTGTAGCAAACCCGGCGAACTGTATTCCATAGATGTAACTAGTGTTAACGCTGGCATTCCATATGCTGATAGTTTTAGTGTTTTAATGCATTACTGCTTAATAAG AACCGTTGATGACCATACAATGTTGTCTGTTCATGcgcaaattaaatacaaaaaatcaatttgggGCGTCGTCAAGGGCTTTATAGAGAAGAACACATGGGCTGGTTTGGAGGAGTATTTTAACGCCATGCAGCAAGCGTTGCAAAGTGAAACCTGCATACCACCCGCCAAGGCAAAAGGACGGCGCCCACGCCGCG GTACGGCAGCTCAAGTTCGTCCCACGGAGGATGTGCCCGAAGCTCAGACCAAAAGTGAAGCAGTTGAAGTGGCAGTGGCCACCAGTAGACGCAACACCCCGCGGCTACCCCTTGTCGCAGCACAGCAATCGCCAATCGAAGCGGAACCAGAAAACAAACATAAGTGGCTGTCGGTGTTTGTGCTTGCCTTATTGTTTTTCTTAATCGCTCTAAATGTAATACTCCTACTCAAGCTTTGGGCACTGGAAGAGCGCATTGACGACGATATAAGCAATAGGGCGCGCTTACCGAATTTGGCTGCTTTGAG GGAATTGCCGAATTCGAATGAAGAGTGGGTGGAGTTGTTGCGCCAGCAAGAGATCTTGCATGAGGCGGAGTTAAAGAAGTGGCACAAAGTGCTGCAAACTGCCATTGAATTGCTGAAAAAG ACTGAACGAACGTTGGCCGCTCTCATATTTCGATAG
- the LOC126753049 gene encoding protein Aster-B isoform X1 has translation MNCTSTKRQQSTTTTPINSSEPGPFISASPSPLLETPLIDHRSNVGISDSSILTSTVEYTDLKKRRPTPPPRLGRAPKITSAAAPAHQTLMIKNIESISTHANAEEKDEEKEEKDICWGANRKSSIAEEIGAAQVNKLKPIKEGAEDIKSINTNNTKTDSDAAAIVSSDVQELGGGDLKLAINTFSSTTLKVETGVHVSNSFTSESSLVPTGSNKSIQSTVKFSTLTETLECGLSDADKAEKENQDLACGSTSDGLLPKTPNSGESSLSRENSIVLGKNRLPKTPSFSKLSSSLQSSLGALSGSRPDEDTISKSSDTSGELVRGICDDSSALDKPKGGSRLSERAKKKSWYNVLYPNYKSRAEDFKKLFKEVPCEERLIVDYSCALQRDILVQGRLYVSQNYVCFHANIFRWETYLTIRWKDVTSITKEKTALVIPNAISICTAKEKYFFATFTTRDKAFLMLFRVWQNTLMNKQMLPQEIWQWVHNCYGDELGLTTDDEEDYIDPTTVPPENEGDIDYASALEDATSIVSSTLTSEYNTAHSTQNVNNSGGNSSSTSSGGSGGGTKSKAKSYFFSSNKSIANTSTTTSASGSDNKTSDNNIRERESDSKNAMNAKELTLTSVKPEDEAAKCKTGSYNANESSSGASKETKSSTLKPQPHEKRKVSKSTRVRDEAASNNQTNLPTDVSGSSDSEENKAPFVATAECTSAHEGRQLVHTILPINVDTLFNLLFSKSKFLMDFHAMRKTENMSFGEWVTDEDGKKTRAVSLTVQLLASVGPKTARVTETQEIRECSKPGELYSIDVTSVNAGIPYADSFSVLMHYCLIRTVDDHTMLSVHAQIKYKKSIWGVVKGFIEKNTWAGLEEYFNAMQQALQSETCIPPAKAKGRRPRRGTAAQVRPTEDVPEAQTKSEAVEVAVATSRRNTPRLPLVAAQQSPIEAEPENKHKWLSVFVLALLFFLIALNVILLLKLWALEERIDDDISNRARLPNLAALRELPNSNEEWVELLRQQEILHEAELKKWHKVLQTAIELLKKVSAVCEFIYKNDKLTQQIEKIHEEL, from the exons ATGAATTGTACCAGTACAAAAAGACAACAATCCACAACAACTACACCAATTAATAGTTCGGAACCAGGGCCCTTCATTTCAGCATCACCATCACCACTTTTAGAGACTCCCTTAATAGATCATAGAAGCAACGTTGGAATCTCAGACTCATCTATACTTACTAGTACTGTTGAATATACTGACTTAAAGAAGAGAAGGCCAACACCTCCCCCAAGATTAGGAAGGGCCCCAAAAATTACTTCCGCTGCGGCGCCGGCTCATCAAACGCTGAT gataaaaaatattgagagcATATCAACTCATGCGAACGCTGAGGAAAAAGATgaagaaaaggaagaaaaagaTATTTGTTGGGGTGCCAACAG GAAATCTTCCATCGCCGAAGAAATTGGTGCAGCACAGGTCAATAAACTAAAACCAATTAAAGAGGGGGCCGAAGATATTAAGTCTATAAACACTAATAATACTAAAACCGATAGCGACGCAGCCGCTATAGTTTCTAGTGACGTCCAGGAACTCGGAGGCGGCGATTTGAAATTGGCGATTAATACGTTCTCATCTACCACACTTAAAGTAGAGACAGGTGTTCACGTCTCTAACTCTTTTACGTCTGAATCAAGTTTGGTCCCTACTGGGTCTAACAAATCCATACAGAGCACCGTTAAATTCTCAACACTGACGGAAACACTTGAATGTGGACTCAGCGACGCTGACAAAGCCGAAAAGGAAAATCAAGACTTAGCGTGTGGGAGCACATCGGACGGATTATTGCCTAAGACGCCTAATAGCGGAGAAAGCTCACTAAGTCGagaaaattcaattgttttagGAAAAAACAGATTACCGAAAACACCATCGTTTTCAAAATTATCCAGTAGTTTGCAGAGTTCACTGGGAGCACTTAGCGGCAGCCGCCCTGATGAG GACACTATCAGCAAGTCAAGCGATACTTCTGGTGAGCTAGTGCGTGGTATATGTGACGATTCGAGTGCTCTTGATAAACCAAAAGGTGGCTCGCGGCTTTCGGAACGAGCTAAAAAGAAGTCTTGGTACAACGTCCTTTATCCGAATTACAAATCTCGCGCAGAAGATTTCAAGAAACTTTTCAAAGAAGTACCGTGCGAGGAGCGTCTTATTGTCG attactCGTGTGCACTACAGCGCGACATTTTAGTGCAGGGACGCTTGTATGTCTCACAGAATTATGTTTGTTTTCATGCTAATATATTCCGATGGGAAACCTACTTAACGATACGATGGAAGGATGTCACGTCAATAACAAAGGAAAAAACTGCTCTTGTCATACCAAATGCAATTTCGATTTGTACTGCTAAGGAAAAGTACTTTTTTGCCACATTCACAACACGTGACAAGGCATTTTTGATGCTCTTTCGAGTATGGCAGAATACATTGATGAACAAGCAAATGCTACCGCAAGAAATATGGCAATGGGTGCATAATTGTTACGGCGATGAACTTGGTTTGACCACAGACGACGAAGAAGATTACATTGATCCAACCACAGTACCCCCAGAGAACGAAGGTGATATTGATTATGCATCAGCACTAGAAGACGCAACCTCTATTGTTAGCTCAACCCTCACAAGTGAATACAACACAGCACATTCAACACAAAACGTCAACAATAGCGGAGGTAATAGCTCCAGCACAAGCAGTGGCGGCAGTGGCGGCGGCACCAAATCAAAAGCTAAGTCATACTTTTTTAGTTCGAATAAATCGATTGCGAACACTTCGACCACAACGTCGGCAAGCGGTTCGGATAACAAAACGAGTGACAATAACATACGCGAACGCGAAAGCGATTCGAAAAACGCAATGAACGCGAAGGAATTAACATTGACTTCAGTGAAGCCGGAAGATGAGGCTGCCAAGTGTAAGACGGGCAGTTATAATGCGAATGAAAGTAGCAGCGGCGCCAGTAAAGAGACAAAAAGTTCAACGCTTAAACCACAACCGCATGAAAAGCGCAAAGTTTCAAAAAGTACGCGTGTCCGTGATGAGGCGGCAAGCAATAATCAAACCAATTTGCCTACAGACGTCTCTGGTTCCAGTGACTCTGAAGAGAATAAAGCTCC ttttGTTGCAACGGCGGAATGCACATCAGCACATGAAGGCCGTCAATTAGTACACACAATACTTCCCATTAATGTAGATACGCTGTTCAACTTGCTCTTCTCAAAATCCAAATTCCTGATGGATTTCCATGCGATGCGCAAAACCGAGAATATGTCCTTCGGCGAGTGGGTAACTGATGAGGACGGCAAGAAGACGCGTGCCGTAAGCTTAACAGTGCAGTTATTAGCTTCCGTAGGACCAAAAACAGCCAGG GTGACCGAGACGCAGGAAATACGGGAGTGTAGCAAACCCGGCGAACTGTATTCCATAGATGTAACTAGTGTTAACGCTGGCATTCCATATGCTGATAGTTTTAGTGTTTTAATGCATTACTGCTTAATAAG AACCGTTGATGACCATACAATGTTGTCTGTTCATGcgcaaattaaatacaaaaaatcaatttgggGCGTCGTCAAGGGCTTTATAGAGAAGAACACATGGGCTGGTTTGGAGGAGTATTTTAACGCCATGCAGCAAGCGTTGCAAAGTGAAACCTGCATACCACCCGCCAAGGCAAAAGGACGGCGCCCACGCCGCG GTACGGCAGCTCAAGTTCGTCCCACGGAGGATGTGCCCGAAGCTCAGACCAAAAGTGAAGCAGTTGAAGTGGCAGTGGCCACCAGTAGACGCAACACCCCGCGGCTACCCCTTGTCGCAGCACAGCAATCGCCAATCGAAGCGGAACCAGAAAACAAACATAAGTGGCTGTCGGTGTTTGTGCTTGCCTTATTGTTTTTCTTAATCGCTCTAAATGTAATACTCCTACTCAAGCTTTGGGCACTGGAAGAGCGCATTGACGACGATATAAGCAATAGGGCGCGCTTACCGAATTTGGCTGCTTTGAG GGAATTGCCGAATTCGAATGAAGAGTGGGTGGAGTTGTTGCGCCAGCAAGAGATCTTGCATGAGGCGGAGTTAAAGAAGTGGCACAAAGTGCTGCAAACTGCCATTGAATTGCTGAAAAAGGTGAGCGCCGTGTGCGAATTTATTTACAAGAATGATAAACTAACACAACAGATCGAAAAAATCCATGAGGAGCTCTAG
- the LOC126753049 gene encoding protein Aster-B isoform X3: MNCTSTKRQQSTTTTPINSSEPGPFISASPSPLLETPLIDHRSNVGISDSSILTSTVEYTDLKKRRPTPPPRLGRAPKITSAAAPAHQTLMKSSIAEEIGAAQVNKLKPIKEGAEDIKSINTNNTKTDSDAAAIVSSDVQELGGGDLKLAINTFSSTTLKVETGVHVSNSFTSESSLVPTGSNKSIQSTVKFSTLTETLECGLSDADKAEKENQDLACGSTSDGLLPKTPNSGESSLSRENSIVLGKNRLPKTPSFSKLSSSLQSSLGALSGSRPDEDTISKSSDTSGELVRGICDDSSALDKPKGGSRLSERAKKKSWYNVLYPNYKSRAEDFKKLFKEVPCEERLIVDYSCALQRDILVQGRLYVSQNYVCFHANIFRWETYLTIRWKDVTSITKEKTALVIPNAISICTAKEKYFFATFTTRDKAFLMLFRVWQNTLMNKQMLPQEIWQWVHNCYGDELGLTTDDEEDYIDPTTVPPENEGDIDYASALEDATSIVSSTLTSEYNTAHSTQNVNNSGGNSSSTSSGGSGGGTKSKAKSYFFSSNKSIANTSTTTSASGSDNKTSDNNIRERESDSKNAMNAKELTLTSVKPEDEAAKCKTGSYNANESSSGASKETKSSTLKPQPHEKRKVSKSTRVRDEAASNNQTNLPTDVSGSSDSEENKAPFVATAECTSAHEGRQLVHTILPINVDTLFNLLFSKSKFLMDFHAMRKTENMSFGEWVTDEDGKKTRAVSLTVQLLASVGPKTARVTETQEIRECSKPGELYSIDVTSVNAGIPYADSFSVLMHYCLIRTVDDHTMLSVHAQIKYKKSIWGVVKGFIEKNTWAGLEEYFNAMQQALQSETCIPPAKAKGRRPRRGTAAQVRPTEDVPEAQTKSEAVEVAVATSRRNTPRLPLVAAQQSPIEAEPENKHKWLSVFVLALLFFLIALNVILLLKLWALEERIDDDISNRARLPNLAALRELPNSNEEWVELLRQQEILHEAELKKWHKVLQTAIELLKKVSAVCEFIYKNDKLTQQIEKIHEEL, encoded by the exons ATGAATTGTACCAGTACAAAAAGACAACAATCCACAACAACTACACCAATTAATAGTTCGGAACCAGGGCCCTTCATTTCAGCATCACCATCACCACTTTTAGAGACTCCCTTAATAGATCATAGAAGCAACGTTGGAATCTCAGACTCATCTATACTTACTAGTACTGTTGAATATACTGACTTAAAGAAGAGAAGGCCAACACCTCCCCCAAGATTAGGAAGGGCCCCAAAAATTACTTCCGCTGCGGCGCCGGCTCATCAAACGCTGAT GAAATCTTCCATCGCCGAAGAAATTGGTGCAGCACAGGTCAATAAACTAAAACCAATTAAAGAGGGGGCCGAAGATATTAAGTCTATAAACACTAATAATACTAAAACCGATAGCGACGCAGCCGCTATAGTTTCTAGTGACGTCCAGGAACTCGGAGGCGGCGATTTGAAATTGGCGATTAATACGTTCTCATCTACCACACTTAAAGTAGAGACAGGTGTTCACGTCTCTAACTCTTTTACGTCTGAATCAAGTTTGGTCCCTACTGGGTCTAACAAATCCATACAGAGCACCGTTAAATTCTCAACACTGACGGAAACACTTGAATGTGGACTCAGCGACGCTGACAAAGCCGAAAAGGAAAATCAAGACTTAGCGTGTGGGAGCACATCGGACGGATTATTGCCTAAGACGCCTAATAGCGGAGAAAGCTCACTAAGTCGagaaaattcaattgttttagGAAAAAACAGATTACCGAAAACACCATCGTTTTCAAAATTATCCAGTAGTTTGCAGAGTTCACTGGGAGCACTTAGCGGCAGCCGCCCTGATGAG GACACTATCAGCAAGTCAAGCGATACTTCTGGTGAGCTAGTGCGTGGTATATGTGACGATTCGAGTGCTCTTGATAAACCAAAAGGTGGCTCGCGGCTTTCGGAACGAGCTAAAAAGAAGTCTTGGTACAACGTCCTTTATCCGAATTACAAATCTCGCGCAGAAGATTTCAAGAAACTTTTCAAAGAAGTACCGTGCGAGGAGCGTCTTATTGTCG attactCGTGTGCACTACAGCGCGACATTTTAGTGCAGGGACGCTTGTATGTCTCACAGAATTATGTTTGTTTTCATGCTAATATATTCCGATGGGAAACCTACTTAACGATACGATGGAAGGATGTCACGTCAATAACAAAGGAAAAAACTGCTCTTGTCATACCAAATGCAATTTCGATTTGTACTGCTAAGGAAAAGTACTTTTTTGCCACATTCACAACACGTGACAAGGCATTTTTGATGCTCTTTCGAGTATGGCAGAATACATTGATGAACAAGCAAATGCTACCGCAAGAAATATGGCAATGGGTGCATAATTGTTACGGCGATGAACTTGGTTTGACCACAGACGACGAAGAAGATTACATTGATCCAACCACAGTACCCCCAGAGAACGAAGGTGATATTGATTATGCATCAGCACTAGAAGACGCAACCTCTATTGTTAGCTCAACCCTCACAAGTGAATACAACACAGCACATTCAACACAAAACGTCAACAATAGCGGAGGTAATAGCTCCAGCACAAGCAGTGGCGGCAGTGGCGGCGGCACCAAATCAAAAGCTAAGTCATACTTTTTTAGTTCGAATAAATCGATTGCGAACACTTCGACCACAACGTCGGCAAGCGGTTCGGATAACAAAACGAGTGACAATAACATACGCGAACGCGAAAGCGATTCGAAAAACGCAATGAACGCGAAGGAATTAACATTGACTTCAGTGAAGCCGGAAGATGAGGCTGCCAAGTGTAAGACGGGCAGTTATAATGCGAATGAAAGTAGCAGCGGCGCCAGTAAAGAGACAAAAAGTTCAACGCTTAAACCACAACCGCATGAAAAGCGCAAAGTTTCAAAAAGTACGCGTGTCCGTGATGAGGCGGCAAGCAATAATCAAACCAATTTGCCTACAGACGTCTCTGGTTCCAGTGACTCTGAAGAGAATAAAGCTCC ttttGTTGCAACGGCGGAATGCACATCAGCACATGAAGGCCGTCAATTAGTACACACAATACTTCCCATTAATGTAGATACGCTGTTCAACTTGCTCTTCTCAAAATCCAAATTCCTGATGGATTTCCATGCGATGCGCAAAACCGAGAATATGTCCTTCGGCGAGTGGGTAACTGATGAGGACGGCAAGAAGACGCGTGCCGTAAGCTTAACAGTGCAGTTATTAGCTTCCGTAGGACCAAAAACAGCCAGG GTGACCGAGACGCAGGAAATACGGGAGTGTAGCAAACCCGGCGAACTGTATTCCATAGATGTAACTAGTGTTAACGCTGGCATTCCATATGCTGATAGTTTTAGTGTTTTAATGCATTACTGCTTAATAAG AACCGTTGATGACCATACAATGTTGTCTGTTCATGcgcaaattaaatacaaaaaatcaatttgggGCGTCGTCAAGGGCTTTATAGAGAAGAACACATGGGCTGGTTTGGAGGAGTATTTTAACGCCATGCAGCAAGCGTTGCAAAGTGAAACCTGCATACCACCCGCCAAGGCAAAAGGACGGCGCCCACGCCGCG GTACGGCAGCTCAAGTTCGTCCCACGGAGGATGTGCCCGAAGCTCAGACCAAAAGTGAAGCAGTTGAAGTGGCAGTGGCCACCAGTAGACGCAACACCCCGCGGCTACCCCTTGTCGCAGCACAGCAATCGCCAATCGAAGCGGAACCAGAAAACAAACATAAGTGGCTGTCGGTGTTTGTGCTTGCCTTATTGTTTTTCTTAATCGCTCTAAATGTAATACTCCTACTCAAGCTTTGGGCACTGGAAGAGCGCATTGACGACGATATAAGCAATAGGGCGCGCTTACCGAATTTGGCTGCTTTGAG GGAATTGCCGAATTCGAATGAAGAGTGGGTGGAGTTGTTGCGCCAGCAAGAGATCTTGCATGAGGCGGAGTTAAAGAAGTGGCACAAAGTGCTGCAAACTGCCATTGAATTGCTGAAAAAGGTGAGCGCCGTGTGCGAATTTATTTACAAGAATGATAAACTAACACAACAGATCGAAAAAATCCATGAGGAGCTCTAG
- the LOC126753056 gene encoding calcium and integrin-binding protein 1-like codes for MGQTKSQFTDEELQDYEDLTFFSKKEILLAHKKFKSLAPEKVGHNKNAKLSMSKILQYPELRVNPFGDRICKVFSSSEDGDMTFEDFLDMMNVFSDACPKKLKAEYAFRIWDFDGDDMLGVSDLKQVIERLCGPENKLDDCDMKEIIHCILAEADFDDDGALSFPEFEHVTDKSRDFLNSFRIRL; via the exons ATGGGACAGACAAAGAGCCAATTCACTGACGAGGAATTACAAGATTACGAA gacttgacatttttttcgaaaaaagagATACTCCT tgctcataaaaaatttaaaagccttGCACCCGAAAAAGTTGGACACAACAAGAATGCCAAATTATCAATGagcaaaatattacaatatccAGAATTGCGTGTAAACCCTTTCGGTGACCGAATATGTAAAGTGTTTAGCTCAAGTGAGGATGGTGATATGACGTTTGAAGACTTTTTAGACATGATGAACGTATTTAGTGATGCTtgcccaaaaaaattaaaagcggaATATGCTTTTCGCATTTGGG ATTTTGATGGTGATGATATGCTTGGTGTTTCGGATTTAAAACAAGTTATTGAGCGATTATGCGGACCAGAAAACAAATTAGATGACTGCGATATGAAAGAGATTATTCACTGCATTCTAGCAGAAGCAGATttcgatgatgatggagcatTGTCGTTTCCGGAATTCGAGCATGTCACTGATAAGTCTAGAGACTTTCTTAA TTCTTTTCGCATAAGACTTTaa
- the LOC126753057 gene encoding putative oligosaccharyltransferase complex subunit CG9662, whose translation MIETLYSLPFQILVPPNIKIRRPTWIRKPSPMVMFSIVLLSYFLVTGGIIYDVIVEPPSVGATVDEHGHSRPVAFMPYRVNGQYIMEGLASSFLFTIGGLGFIIMDQTHIPGKTNLNRFLLTAMGFIFILVSFFTTWLFMRMKLPSYLQP comes from the exons ATGATTGAGACGTTGTATAGCTTACCATTCCAAATATTGGTGCCTCCAAATATCAAAATCCGACGACCGACATGGATTCGTAAACCTTCCCCAATGGTTATGTTTTCTATTGTGCTACTGTCGTATTTCCTCGTCACCGGTG gAATTATATACGATGTAATTGTGGAGCCACCAAGTGTAGGAGCTACGGTAGATGAACATGGGCATTCTCGGCCCGTCGCTTTCATGCCTTACCGAGTAAATGGTCAATATATAATGGAAGGATTGGCTAGCAGTTTTCTATTCACTATCGGAGGTCTAGGATTCATCATAATGGATCAAACACATATACCAGGAAAAACAAACCTTAATCGCTTTCTTTTAACCGCGATgggatttatatttatactagtttcatttttcacaacttggCTATTTATGCGTATGAAATTACCCAGCTACTTGCAGCCATGA